A genome region from Candidatus Methylomirabilota bacterium includes the following:
- the lptB gene encoding LPS export ABC transporter ATP-binding protein, with the protein MEGLVAQGLQKWFRHRKVVDDVSLDIQRGEVVGLLGPNGAGKTTSFYMMVGLLPTEGGRIFLEGSEITGLPMYRRCRLGIGYLPQESSVFRKLTVEENLLAILETLDLSAAERRARARVLLGELDLTALARYPAYTLSGGERRRLEITRALVTSPRYLLLDEPFTGIDPIAIGDIQEIVARLRERGIGILITDHNVRETLAITDRAYILYGGKIIVSGTASEIASNPIAREIYLGEKFAL; encoded by the coding sequence ATGGAAGGCCTGGTGGCCCAGGGACTGCAGAAGTGGTTCCGGCACCGCAAGGTTGTCGACGACGTCTCGCTCGACATCCAGCGCGGCGAGGTGGTGGGCCTGCTCGGCCCCAACGGTGCCGGCAAGACCACCTCGTTCTACATGATGGTGGGCCTGCTGCCGACGGAGGGCGGGCGCATCTTTCTCGAGGGCAGCGAGATCACCGGGTTGCCGATGTACCGGCGGTGCCGGCTCGGCATCGGCTACTTGCCCCAGGAATCCTCGGTGTTCCGCAAGCTCACTGTCGAGGAGAACCTGCTCGCCATCTTGGAGACGCTCGACCTGTCGGCGGCCGAGCGACGCGCCCGCGCGCGGGTGCTGCTCGGCGAGCTCGATCTCACCGCGCTCGCGCGGTACCCGGCGTACACGCTGTCGGGCGGCGAGCGGCGGCGTCTGGAGATCACCCGGGCGCTCGTCACCTCGCCCCGGTACCTGCTGCTCGACGAGCCGTTCACCGGCATCGACCCGATCGCCATCGGGGACATCCAGGAGATCGTCGCGCGCTTGCGGGAGCGGGGCATCGGGATCCTCATCACCGATCACAACGTCCGCGAGACGCTCGCGATCACGGATCGGGCCTACATCCTGTACGGCGGCAAGATCATCGTCTCGGGCACCGCGAGCGAAATCGCGTCCAATCCGATCGCCCGCGAGATCTATCTCGGCGAGAAGTTCGCCCTCTAG